A portion of the Manihot esculenta cultivar AM560-2 chromosome 2, M.esculenta_v8, whole genome shotgun sequence genome contains these proteins:
- the LOC110609112 gene encoding N-glycosylase/DNA lyase OGG1 isoform X2, with amino-acid sequence MKRPRSEIPLSAASRSPPSLPHTPPQRLLKPHNCKATSQISSKKHKNSILKVAAAAGKTTHLATWAPLDLTQSELSLPLTFPTGQTFRWKQTGPLQYTGTLGPHLISLKHHNQNGDVYYRIHRTPSESAAKSALLDFLNIDISLTDIWAEFSASDSRFAELARHLKGARVLRQDPLECLIQFLCSSNNNIARITKMVDFISSSGEHLGSVGGFEFHEFPSLERLAMATEQELREAGFGYRAKYVTGTVDALQLKPGGGAEWLASLRKLDLQVVIDALCTLPGVGPKVAACIALFSLDQHHAIPVDTHVWQIATRYLLPELAGARLTPKLCGQVANAFVSKYGKYAGWAQTLLFIAELPAQKTILPSQFATNKEIKPAVEKDSEVDDDP; translated from the exons ATGAAGAGACCGAGATCGGAAATACCACTCTCCGCCGCCTCCAGATCACCTCCATCATTACCTCATACACCACCACAAAGGCTCCTCAAACCTCACAACTGCAAAGCTACGAGCCAAATCTCCTCCAAAAAACACAAAAATTCCATCCTCAAAGTCGCCGCCGCAGCCGGAAAAACGACACACCTCGCAACCTGGGCCCCACTTGACCTCACCCAATCGGAACTGTCTCTCCCCCTCACATTTCCCACTGGCCAAACCTTCCGCTGGAAACAAACTGGTCCTCTCCAGTACACCGGCACTCTGGGCCCTCACTTGATATCCCTCAAACACCATAATCAAAACGGCGATGTTTATTACCGCATCCACCGAACTCCCTCTGAGTCCGCTGCCAAATCGGCTCTTCTCGACTTCCTTAACATAGATATCTCACTCACCGATATCTGGGCTGAGTTCTCGGCTTCGGATTCGCGGTTTGCTGAGCTGGCGCGGCACTTGAAGGGGGCTAGGGTTTTGAGGCAGGACCCACTGGAGTGCTTGATCCAATTCCTGTGTTCTTCCAATAATAACATTGCCAGGATTACTAAAATGGTTGATTTTATATCTTCTTCGGGAGAACATCTGGGGAGTGTTGGGGGTTTTGAGTTTCACGAGTTCCCGTCTCTGGAACGATTGGCTATGGCTACTGAGCAGGAGCTTAGAGAGGCTGGTTTTGGTTACAG GGCAAAATATGTAACTGGCACTGTAGATGCTTTGCAATTAAAACCTGGTGGAGGTGCAGAGTGGCTTGCATCACTCCGTAAATTGGACCTCCAAGTGGTGATTGATGCACTTTGTACTTTACCTGGAGTTGGGCCCAAAGTAGCAGCGTGCATAGCACTTTTCTCTCTTGATCAACACCACGCCATTCCTGTTGATACGCATGTGTGGCAG ATTGCTACAAGATATCTCCTACCTGAGCTTGCTGGAGCCCGCCTGACACCTAAGCTATGCGGTCAAGTGGCAAATGCATTTGTAAGCAAATATGGGAAATATGCTGGATGGGCACAAACTCTACTTTTCATTGCTGAGCTGCCTGCACAGAAAACAATTTTACCATCTCAATTTGCAACTAACAAAGAGATTAAACCTGCTGTCGAGAAAGACAGTGAAGTAGATGATG ATCCATAG
- the LOC110609112 gene encoding N-glycosylase/DNA lyase OGG1 isoform X1, producing MKRPRSEIPLSAASRSPPSLPHTPPQRLLKPHNCKATSQISSKKHKNSILKVAAAAGKTTHLATWAPLDLTQSELSLPLTFPTGQTFRWKQTGPLQYTGTLGPHLISLKHHNQNGDVYYRIHRTPSESAAKSALLDFLNIDISLTDIWAEFSASDSRFAELARHLKGARVLRQDPLECLIQFLCSSNNNIARITKMVDFISSSGEHLGSVGGFEFHEFPSLERLAMATEQELREAGFGYRAKYVTGTVDALQLKPGGGAEWLASLRKLDLQVVIDALCTLPGVGPKVAACIALFSLDQHHAIPVDTHVWQIATRYLLPELAGARLTPKLCGQVANAFVSKYGKYAGWAQTLLFIAELPAQKTILPSQFATNKEIKPAVEKDSEVDDEQIHSSQDLSWQARSLEDDLSWHLNR from the exons ATGAAGAGACCGAGATCGGAAATACCACTCTCCGCCGCCTCCAGATCACCTCCATCATTACCTCATACACCACCACAAAGGCTCCTCAAACCTCACAACTGCAAAGCTACGAGCCAAATCTCCTCCAAAAAACACAAAAATTCCATCCTCAAAGTCGCCGCCGCAGCCGGAAAAACGACACACCTCGCAACCTGGGCCCCACTTGACCTCACCCAATCGGAACTGTCTCTCCCCCTCACATTTCCCACTGGCCAAACCTTCCGCTGGAAACAAACTGGTCCTCTCCAGTACACCGGCACTCTGGGCCCTCACTTGATATCCCTCAAACACCATAATCAAAACGGCGATGTTTATTACCGCATCCACCGAACTCCCTCTGAGTCCGCTGCCAAATCGGCTCTTCTCGACTTCCTTAACATAGATATCTCACTCACCGATATCTGGGCTGAGTTCTCGGCTTCGGATTCGCGGTTTGCTGAGCTGGCGCGGCACTTGAAGGGGGCTAGGGTTTTGAGGCAGGACCCACTGGAGTGCTTGATCCAATTCCTGTGTTCTTCCAATAATAACATTGCCAGGATTACTAAAATGGTTGATTTTATATCTTCTTCGGGAGAACATCTGGGGAGTGTTGGGGGTTTTGAGTTTCACGAGTTCCCGTCTCTGGAACGATTGGCTATGGCTACTGAGCAGGAGCTTAGAGAGGCTGGTTTTGGTTACAG GGCAAAATATGTAACTGGCACTGTAGATGCTTTGCAATTAAAACCTGGTGGAGGTGCAGAGTGGCTTGCATCACTCCGTAAATTGGACCTCCAAGTGGTGATTGATGCACTTTGTACTTTACCTGGAGTTGGGCCCAAAGTAGCAGCGTGCATAGCACTTTTCTCTCTTGATCAACACCACGCCATTCCTGTTGATACGCATGTGTGGCAG ATTGCTACAAGATATCTCCTACCTGAGCTTGCTGGAGCCCGCCTGACACCTAAGCTATGCGGTCAAGTGGCAAATGCATTTGTAAGCAAATATGGGAAATATGCTGGATGGGCACAAACTCTACTTTTCATTGCTGAGCTGCCTGCACAGAAAACAATTTTACCATCTCAATTTGCAACTAACAAAGAGATTAAACCTGCTGTCGAGAAAGACAGTGAAGTAGATGATG AGCAGATCCATAGCTCTCAGGACCTCTCCTGGCAAGCAAGGAGTCTGGAAGATGATCTATCGTGGCATTTGAACCGTTGA
- the LOC110609115 gene encoding E3 ubiquitin ligase BIG BROTHER-related, translated as MDNNQERKRQTDDDERKQQAASRRVPFPDLDQVHSDFAMAVALQEQERAFNILTSIESDSEEVETDEESNNGNDYEFFENQELELLEGQDSNSDEDMEEEDDEEDDIDPDELSYEELIALGEFIGEEKRGLSIEEIWKSLRPWKYEQCAERRSGIERCVICQVEYEGGESLVALPCDHLYHSECVINWLQVKKICPICSSEIPSTKNPC; from the coding sequence ATGGACAACAACCAAGAGAGGAAGCGCCAAACGGACGACGACGAGAGGAAGCAGCAAGCCGCCTCCAGAAGGGTTCCTTTCCCTGATCTTGATCAAGTTCATTCCGATTTTGCTATGGCAGTAGCTTTGCAGGAGCAAGAGAGGGCTTTCAATATCTTAACAAGCATCGAAAGCGATAGCGAAGAGGTGGAAACTGATGAAGAGTCAAACAATGGAAATGATTATGAATTCTTTGAAAACCAAGAACTGGAGCTTCTTGAAGGACAAGACAGCAACAGCGACGAAGAcatggaagaagaagatgatgaagaagacGATATCGACCCCGACGAGCTATCCTACGAAGAGCTGATAGCGCTGGGAGAGTTCAtaggagaagagaagagaggatTATCCATAGAAGAAATTTGGAAAAGCTTGCGGCCATGGAAGTATGAACAATGTGCAGAGAGGAGAAGTGGGATTGAGAGATGTGTGATTTGCCAAGTGGAATATGAAGGTGGAGAATCTCTGGTAGCTCTTCCTTGTGATCATCTTTATCATTCTGAATGCGTAATCAATTGGCTTCAGGTCAAGAAGATTTGCCCTATTTGCTCCTCTGAAATTCCTTCAACCAAGAATCCTTGCTAG
- the LOC110609113 gene encoding protein HAPLESS 2 codes for MDNIIRSFTSGFSNVISNLFTSPLDFLAGKSCSSVCGPIWDFICYIENFCISNLLKMAMVLALFYMVLLFLYLLYKLGICECVVRSLCKTLWACLVSWLSLWEHCCFFLCDTSTVLRRISHRHRRKRDFSSDELDTSEDDCGYELSRTTEMRRSLSREMREHRRVHRLRKSLRPRSHRIRVGFRKESEFGRYGRNYQLHNKHRNHISTVHNIRVIRSSMFARKGMNLRPKVYSRFNSINVQQPREEDVLIWNAFEN; via the exons ATGGATAATATAATCAGATCGTTCACTTCTGGTTTCTCTAATGTAATAAGTAATCTTTTCACCTCTCCACTCGATTTTCTTGCTGGAAAGTCTTGCAG TTCAGTTTGTGGGCCAATATGGGATTTTATTTGTTACATCGAAAATTTCTGCATTTCAAACCTTTTGAAGATGGCCATGGTGCTGGCTCTGTTCTACATGG TGCTCTTATTCTTGTATCTGCTGTACAAACTGGGTATCTGCGAGTGTGTTGTTCGTAGCCTCTGCAAAACGTTATGGGCATGCTTGGTTTCTTGGCTCTCCTTGTGGGAACACTGTTGCTTTTTCTTGTGTGATACTTCTACAGTGCTCAGAAGGATAAGCCACCGCCACCGCCGCAAAAGAGACTTCAGCAGTGATGAGTTAGATACAAGCGAAGACGATTGTGGGTATGAACTCAGCAGAACCACGGAGATGAGGAGGTCACTGTCTAGAGAAATGAGGGAGCACAGGAGAGTCCATCGCCTGAGGAAATCTTTGAGGCCGAGAAGTCATCGGATTCGAGTTGGGTTTAGAAAAGAATCCGAGTTTGGTAGATATGGCAGAAATTATCAACTTCATAATAAGCATAGAAATCATATTAGTACAGTTCATAATATTAGGGTGATTCGCTCGTCAATGTTTGCTAGGAAAGGCATGAATCTTAGGCCAAAGGTTTATTCAAGA TTCAATTCGATCAATGTGCAACAACCAAGAGAGGAAGACGTACTGATTTGGAATGCATTTGAAAATTAA